The nucleotide window CGTAGTTCAGATTATGCGCGTTGGTCGAGAACGAAGGAAGATTGAATTGCATGAACAGTTTGGCGGCCGAGAACAGTATCCCCAGGACCAGGGCTGCCACTGTATGCCTGCTGAAAGTTTTGCTGAACCTCTTGTCGCGGGCGATGATGAACCCGAAAAAGAAGGCTGCCATATTGTATGTAAAATATCCCCAGTCGGAATACAGGGTGTTCCTGTAGAACGGCCATATCGGTGAGAGGATCGCAAATATCAGGGATACAGGTATACCCATGAGGAATATCGCCCCCCATCTTCTCGTCAGGAATCCCACGATTGAATCGATCAGGCGGTCCTTCCCGGCGCGGATGCGAAGGAATATGGGCAACAGGACAAGCGAATGTATGAAGAGGTATCCAGCGAACCACATATGAGCCCAGTTCGGCCCGCCTGTGGACTCCGAGTAAAAGGTCGTCATCAGGCACCATGGCCAGAATTGAGTAAAGTAGTTGACTCCGCTGAGGTCCAGGTCGGTAGGCCAGAAATAGCCGAGCGGCGCGAAGAGAAAGACCATGAAGGTAAAAAGAGGGATCAAGAGCCGCTTGACTCGCTCCATTATGTATTGTTTTGGTGACCTGTGCTGCAGTGCTATAAAGGTACTCGTCCCTGCGATGAGGAACAGGAGAAACATGTGAATGGGGCTTAGGAAGTTGACGTAGTAATGGAGTATCTTCCAGGCGACGGTTCCCTTTTCGACAGAAGAAAAGCCACTCACACTGGTAATCATCCAGGCCGCGTGGAATGGTATCAGATTGATCGTGACGATCACCCTGAGCCAGTCCAACTCGTACTTTCGTTCAGGTTTCGCCACTGGAGGATTATTCACGCTTCTCCATATCTCCAGGTGTCCATCTGCCCTTGGGG belongs to Candidatus Latescibacterota bacterium and includes:
- a CDS encoding acyltransferase family protein; protein product: MNNPPVAKPERKYELDWLRVIVTINLIPFHAAWMITSVSGFSSVEKGTVAWKILHYYVNFLSPIHMFLLFLIAGTSTFIALQHRSPKQYIMERVKRLLIPLFTFMVFLFAPLGYFWPTDLDLSGVNYFTQFWPWCLMTTFYSESTGGPNWAHMWFAGYLFIHSLVLLPIFLRIRAGKDRLIDSIVGFLTRRWGAIFLMGIPVSLIFAILSPIWPFYRNTLYSDWGYFTYNMAAFFFGFIIARDKRFSKTFSRHTVAALVLGILFSAAKLFMQFNLPSFSTNAHNLNYAIYSLVAGLNTWFWVVAVMSIAQKYLSLTNRFLRYFNRISYPFYIFHLTVMSIAGHYITRLGRGILVEFVMLCVASFVISVICCELVKRTRLTRFLFGIKGK